GCCGGACAGAACCGGTCGGTATGCTTGAACCAGCGGCCTTTTTGGAATACGGCATGTCTCGCACCCTGCCGCCGCACCATGATGGGCTGACGGCGATCGGGCGACACTGGAGAGCGAGCGTGGCGAACAGCAAAACCGTCCAAGTCGGATCTGTGTCATTTTCAAACGACCGGCCCTTTGTCCTGATTGCTGGCCCTTGCGCGATTGAAAGCCGCGACCACGCATTCGCCATCGCCCAGGAACTGGTTTCGATCACCACAGACCTGAACATTCCGCTGGTTTACAAATCATCCTACGACAAGGCCAACCGTTCCTCGGTTTCCGGCAGGCGTGGCATCGGCATGGAGGCGGGACTGCAAATCCTGGCCGATATCCGCGAAACCTTCGGCTGTCCGGTGATTACCGATATTCACGAAAGCCATCAGGCCGCGGTGGTCGCCGAAGCGGCGGATATATTGCAGATACCGGCCTATCTGTGCCGGCAGACAGACCTGCTGCTGGCCGCCGGGAATACGGGCAAGGCCATCAATGTCAAAAAGGGGCAGTTCCTTGCGCCATGGGACATGGCCCATGTAGCCGAGAAGGTCGCCTCCACCGGGAATGAGAACATCCTTCTTTGCGAACGCGGGACGAGCTTTGGCTACAACACGCTGGTGACCGATTTTCGCGGCCTGCCCACCATGGCCGCCACCGGTTATCCGATCGTGTTCGATGCAACCCACTCCGTTCAGCAACCCGGCGGGCTTGGCGGCTCATCCGGCGGGCAGCGGGAATTTGCGCCCGTCCTTGCCCGCGCGGCCTTGGCGGTCGGGTGCGCAGCGCTGTTTATCGAGACCCATGACAACCCGGACACCGCGCCATCCGATGGGCCGAACATGATACCGATCGATCAAATGAAGCCCATGCTTGCCGGCTTCATGGCGATCGACGCAATCACCAAAAAACAGGATGGCTGAAGCCATATGTCTCCGGAACGCAATATCAGGCAGGAAATCCTAAAAGCCGCACGCACCTCGCTGCAGGGCATCGATACGATTGTCGAAGGCCTCAACGCAAAACTCGGTGACAGCGTGCTGGAAGCCATTGATGTCATCGCAGCCAAAAGCGGCCGGCTGATCATTACCGGCGTCGGCAAGAGCGGGCACATCGGAGCAAAGGCCGCCGCCACCTTCGCATCTACAGGAACGCCAGCCCAGTTCGTTCATTCGGCAGAAGCAAGCCACGGCGATCTCGGCATGATCACGCCTGACGATTGTGTTCTTGCAATTTCGAATTCCGGCGAAACCCGCGAGCTATCGGACGTGCTCTACCATGCACGCAGGGCCGATATCCCGTTGATCGCCCTCACCTCCAAATCCGACAGCACCCTGGCGCAGAATGCGACGGTAACCGTCGTTTTACCCCAAGCGGAAGAAGCCTGTCCTCTGGGGCTCGCGCCAACCACATCCTCCATGATGCAGCTGATGCTCTGCGATACGATGGCGATCGGGCTTTTGGTGCGCCGGGGTTTCTCAGAGAGCGATTTCAAGCATTTTCATCCGGGCGGCACGCTCGGCGCGAGCCTCACGCTGGTGCGCGATGCGATGCATGCGGGAGATGCGATGCCCATCGTGCGTACCGGGACACCACTGATCGAGGCCATCGGAACGATAAACGAAAAGGGCTTTGGCCTCGTGATCGTTGTCGACGAGGCCGAGCGGATGCGCGGCGTCATCACCGACGGCGACCTGCGGCGCAATGCCCATGTCGACGCTGTCGCGGCCCGGGTCGACGATATCATGACGGTTGGAGGTCTGACTGTCGAACCCGATATGCTGCTTGCCTCCGCGCTGAAGATGATCCAGGACCACAAAGTCGGCGCGCTTGTGGTGGAAGATGACGGGCAGGCTGTCGGTGTTATCCACGTGCTTGACATGCTGCGCATTGGCGCTGCCTGAACCCACCAGCGGCTGTAGCCTGAGGGGCCGTCACTATGGCATCACCAGATTTTGAAACAGATTTCGAACCGGCACACGGCTCAACCGTGCAGCTCGCGCCGGACATTCAGCGCATTACCGCACCCAATAGCGGCCCTTTGACCTTCCACGGCACGAACAGCTACATCGTCGGCAAGGGGTCCGTTGCGGTCATCGATCCGGGTCCGGAGATCGAGAGCCACTACCAGGCGCTTAAAGAGACGCTGACCGGCCGTGAGGTCACGCACATCATGGTCAGCCACACGCACCGGGACCATTCACCGCTCGCCCGCCGCCTGGCATCCGAGACGGGCGCGACAATCGTCGCGGAAGGCGAGCACAGGTCAGCACGTCCGCTTTTTACCGGAGAAATCAATCCGTTAAAGGAAAGCGCGGATACGGAATTTCAACCCGATGTCAAGGCCGGGGACGGCGACATTTTCCAGGGTGACGGATGGGCGCTGCGGGTCATCAACACACCGGGACATACGGCCAATCACGCGGTCTTCGGCCTTGAAGACCGCGACATCGTCTTTTCAGCCGATCATGTGATGGTGTGGGCCACCTCAATCGTTGCTCCGCCAGACGGCTCCATGGCCGATTACATGCGGTCACTCGACAAGATGCTCGAACGCGACGACAGGATGTACCTTCCCGGCCATGGCGGACCGGTGAAAGAGCCGACGAAATTCGTGCGTGCCCTGCGTACTCACAGGAAGATGCGCGAGGCAGCCGTTCTCGACCGGCTGCAAAAGGGTGATCGGCACATTGACGAGATGGTCAAGGCGATTTACCGCGATACCGATCCGAGATTGCATCGCGCTGCAGCCCTTTCGCTGCTGGCACATCTTGAAGACCTTGTCGCCAGGGGCCGCGTCGAAACCGACGGTGCTCCATCAATTGACGGCGTCTACATGCCGAACTAATGGGTCAGCGAACCGAGATTCCGACAAGCTCCATGTCGAGCTCACGCAGGAATTCGGAAATGATCCAGGCATTTGCGCCCAGATCGTGCGGGCCGAAACGTGAGACGGCACGCATATCGACGAAGGTTGTTTCAGCCTCTTCGCTCAGCCGGATACTGACATCCGAACCGAAGCCGAAAACGAGTGTGCGCGCCTCGCCCTGAAGGACGATTTGCGCCTGTTTGAGAACAACGGGGTCTTGCGGCGCGCTTTCTTCCGCAAGGATCTCGCGCAGGCTGATGATGCTGTCCGTATCGTCCGCTTCCGAGACAATAGCCGCTGCGTCACCGGGTTGCGCCGGCTCCTGCGCATCCGGCTCGGCGACATCCTCCGGCGGCTGTGGCATGCGGGTCGAGGAAATCTTGATCCCGCGGTTCTCCGCCACCAGCCGTACAGCTTCCAATACCCGGTCGAGCGCGCCCTCATACCGCCTTCCCGTGACCTGCGGATAGGCTTCGGCCTGCCCCGCATAGGGTGCGCTTTCAAACAGCTTGACGTGCGGCATCCAGTCCGGACCGTGCGTCACAGGCTCAATGAATTCGGGAACACTCGCGGTATCCGTCGCGATGTCGTAGAGCGGCGGCAACGTATAGGCCCGGTATCCGACAAGCCCGGCCGGAACAAGCACAATCAGGGCACATATGCAGCCCTTGGCGGACGCGCGTCCCCCTTCTGCACCGACCATCCACAGGCGCAAGATCCCGTAACATGCGAAGATGAATGCAAGCAGCGCCAGCCCGGTGCTGATCGCAAACAGCACCGCGAAAATATCACTCTCCATGATGGCGAAGCGGTGAAGGCCGGCGGAGATGGCGAAAAGCGCCAGGGCGAACAAGCCCAGCCGATAGGACCAGAAGGCCGTATAACACACTGGACGTTCGTAGCGAATCTTCATCTTTGGCCGTTACATCTGCATAATCGCGCACAGGAATAGCGCAACTTGCCACGGAGCGAAACAGTGCTTCGCTCAGCCATGCCGGGGCACTGAGGCAATATTACAGCACAGCGCAGAGTACGTATGAAACTCGGCAAGCAGCCGTACGACGGCCTGACCTTCCACAGGAGAAAGCCATGTGCTCGAACGCTGTCTTGAGCAATGTCCAGCGGCGCGACATCGATGCCGTCCTTCATCCCTATGCGCCTCAGCACAAGCTGCGGGAAACGGGCGCGCTCGATGACACCGGGGCGATGGTGCGAAAGGACGCTTTGCCGGGCCAGGCCGAACGGCACAGACGGCTCGGAAAAACAAGGCCCGCCGCATGAATGCAGCGGGCCTTCTGTCGTCAGGACATGCCGGTTTAAAGTCTGGCCAAGTACTCCCTCGCAGCCTTCTCGCCCATTTCATCGAACTGCTTTTGCTTGAAAGCTTCGCGTTTCTTGCGGCGCGGATCCATATAGCCGGCGCCGACGACCGTCTCGCCCTTGTCGCAGACCACGAAACGGCTGATACGCTGCGCATGCGGTGAAAGTTTTTCCCACTGTTCGTAGGGCATGGACCGCATGATGCCCTCGCTGCGGAACCAGGGTGCGTAGTATTCGACATTCGGCATTGCACGCACATCGCGCGAAAGGTTCGGCGTGCCGGCGTGCCAGGCGCGAATATCGCGGAAGACGGCGGTTCCGGCAGGTGCCGGGCAGACCGTGCTGAGTTTCATCCAATCCGGCTCGTCGGCAAGGCTGGGAATAGGCGCCCGCGACCTTTGCGTGCCGGGAATTTGACGGATCGGCCCGTTCTCGAATGTCAGATCGATCATCGGGAAGTTGATGGTCAGGACCGGAACCGGCAGATCGCGCATGGTGACATTGCCGTATGGATCGGGAATTTCCGACCACATATTGTCTGAATGCAGGCCCTGATACTCGATCGCACCCGGCATGGCGATATCGCCGCCCGCCCCGCCGACAATATAGTCGGGAGATCCGAAAATCTCGGTGAGAATCGGGGTTGTGGTGGGCAAATCGATGAGTTCACACCATTCGTCCTTGTGGAGCATCTGGCGCGAGGCCGAACCACCGCCAAAGGAATAGCGGTGCGGCAGCCCTCCTGCCCCGCCTCCGGCCGAGCAGTCAGGATCATCCGCCATCAGATCGAGAATGGCTTCGCTGGCAGCCCGCTGCATCCGCGCAAGAAGATCGGGTTCCAGGACGTCGCGCACTGCGACAAAGCCATCGCGATGTAAAAGTTCCGCGGCGCGTTTGGGATCATCCGGCGAGACGAGCTCCAGGCCCTTGATGCCGTTTTCCTTGCGCAGTTTTTCTCGCAGCGCAACAACACCCGGATCGTCATAGGAGCGTGTCCAGCCCGCGCAGGACGGATCGCCTGACACGAGGTTCATGTGTTCCGGCGTCGTCTCGATTTCAATCTCCGCCGCAGCGGATGAAAGACCAGCGGGATTGTCATTGTTGACGATGGATTTCGGTCTGTTGATAAAACCGTTTGGCGGTACCGACTCGTTCCAGCCGAGATTTTCCAGTTGGGCGTCCATGGGCGCATCTCCTCCGATATGTGATCTGGCTCGATATGCTATTCGGCACGAACCAGTTGCCCTTAAATCCGCATATTCGACCGGATCATCACAAGGCACGAGATGTTCAAATTGAACTATTTGTGTCTGCCAGGAATTACCGGCCTGGCTTCACCTCCAGAAGCTCATGGCTTGTCTTAAAACGCTTTTCGACTGCTCATCAGACCATGAAATAGTTCAATATGAACAATTCGATACTTACTACAGCGACCACCATGAGCCAATGTGCGGGCGAAAAGAACGTCATACTTGCAAGACTTGTTGAGGGAGAGATGCATGGCCGATCTGGCTGGTAAGGTTGCAATTGTCACCGGTAGCACACAGGGCCTCGGAGCGGCGATTGCCAGGCTGTTTGCCGAACGCGGCGCAAGCGGTCTCGTCACATGCGGGCGCAGCAGCGATAAGGGTCAAAAAATTGCATCGGAGATCACCGCCGAATTCGGTTGCCCGGTCCATTTTGTGCAGGCCGACCTCGCCAAAATCGAGGACTGCCGCAAAGTGGTCAAGATGGCGGATGAACAATTTGGCCGGATCGATGTTCTGGTGAATGCGGCCGCCATAACGGATCGCGGAACCATACTGGATACCTCACCGGAACTCTTTGACAGCATCATCGCAACCAATCTGAGGGCGCCGTTCTTTCTGATGCAGGATGTCGCGGCAATCATGCGCCGGGAACGCATCGAGGGATCGATCGTCAACATTGTCTCCATGTCCTCCATGGCGGGTCAGTCCTTTGTTGCGGCCTATTGTGCATCCAAGGGCGGACTTGCAACACTGACAAAGAACACAGCCTACGGGCTGCTGCCGGACCGGATCCGGGTCAACGGCCTCAATATCGGCTGGATGGCATCCGACGGTGAAGATGTCATGCAGAAAACCTATCACGGCGCCACAGACGGCTGGCTGGAGAAAGCAGCGGCCGAACAACCGTTTGGACGCCTCATTGAACCCGCTGAGGTGGCGCGCGCGGTGGCCTTTCTCGCCGGCCCGGAATCCGGCCTGATGACGGGATCGATGGTGAATTTCGACCAATCTGTCTGGGGCGCATATGATGCGCCACCGCAGCCGGGCAGCGCACTTTAGAACCCGCCCCGCGTCCATCAAGGGGAGCGGCGACAGCCCGGTGATACCACGGGGCCTAGACCCGCCACCCCAGCAGCCGCCGTTCGATCAGGCCGATCGC
This portion of the Hoeflea prorocentri genome encodes:
- a CDS encoding KpsF/GutQ family sugar-phosphate isomerase; translated protein: MSPERNIRQEILKAARTSLQGIDTIVEGLNAKLGDSVLEAIDVIAAKSGRLIITGVGKSGHIGAKAAATFASTGTPAQFVHSAEASHGDLGMITPDDCVLAISNSGETRELSDVLYHARRADIPLIALTSKSDSTLAQNATVTVVLPQAEEACPLGLAPTTSSMMQLMLCDTMAIGLLVRRGFSESDFKHFHPGGTLGASLTLVRDAMHAGDAMPIVRTGTPLIEAIGTINEKGFGLVIVVDEAERMRGVITDGDLRRNAHVDAVAARVDDIMTVGGLTVEPDMLLASALKMIQDHKVGALVVEDDGQAVGVIHVLDMLRIGAA
- a CDS encoding SDR family oxidoreductase, translated to MADLAGKVAIVTGSTQGLGAAIARLFAERGASGLVTCGRSSDKGQKIASEITAEFGCPVHFVQADLAKIEDCRKVVKMADEQFGRIDVLVNAAAITDRGTILDTSPELFDSIIATNLRAPFFLMQDVAAIMRRERIEGSIVNIVSMSSMAGQSFVAAYCASKGGLATLTKNTAYGLLPDRIRVNGLNIGWMASDGEDVMQKTYHGATDGWLEKAAAEQPFGRLIEPAEVARAVAFLAGPESGLMTGSMVNFDQSVWGAYDAPPQPGSAL
- a CDS encoding phytanoyl-CoA dioxygenase family protein; the encoded protein is MDAQLENLGWNESVPPNGFINRPKSIVNNDNPAGLSSAAAEIEIETTPEHMNLVSGDPSCAGWTRSYDDPGVVALREKLRKENGIKGLELVSPDDPKRAAELLHRDGFVAVRDVLEPDLLARMQRAASEAILDLMADDPDCSAGGGAGGLPHRYSFGGGSASRQMLHKDEWCELIDLPTTTPILTEIFGSPDYIVGGAGGDIAMPGAIEYQGLHSDNMWSEIPDPYGNVTMRDLPVPVLTINFPMIDLTFENGPIRQIPGTQRSRAPIPSLADEPDWMKLSTVCPAPAGTAVFRDIRAWHAGTPNLSRDVRAMPNVEYYAPWFRSEGIMRSMPYEQWEKLSPHAQRISRFVVCDKGETVVGAGYMDPRRKKREAFKQKQFDEMGEKAAREYLARL
- a CDS encoding MBL fold metallo-hydrolase, giving the protein MASPDFETDFEPAHGSTVQLAPDIQRITAPNSGPLTFHGTNSYIVGKGSVAVIDPGPEIESHYQALKETLTGREVTHIMVSHTHRDHSPLARRLASETGATIVAEGEHRSARPLFTGEINPLKESADTEFQPDVKAGDGDIFQGDGWALRVINTPGHTANHAVFGLEDRDIVFSADHVMVWATSIVAPPDGSMADYMRSLDKMLERDDRMYLPGHGGPVKEPTKFVRALRTHRKMREAAVLDRLQKGDRHIDEMVKAIYRDTDPRLHRAAALSLLAHLEDLVARGRVETDGAPSIDGVYMPN
- a CDS encoding DUF1499 domain-containing protein, which produces MKIRYERPVCYTAFWSYRLGLFALALFAISAGLHRFAIMESDIFAVLFAISTGLALLAFIFACYGILRLWMVGAEGGRASAKGCICALIVLVPAGLVGYRAYTLPPLYDIATDTASVPEFIEPVTHGPDWMPHVKLFESAPYAGQAEAYPQVTGRRYEGALDRVLEAVRLVAENRGIKISSTRMPQPPEDVAEPDAQEPAQPGDAAAIVSEADDTDSIISLREILAEESAPQDPVVLKQAQIVLQGEARTLVFGFGSDVSIRLSEEAETTFVDMRAVSRFGPHDLGANAWIISEFLRELDMELVGISVR
- the kdsA gene encoding 3-deoxy-8-phosphooctulonate synthase, with translation MSRTLPPHHDGLTAIGRHWRASVANSKTVQVGSVSFSNDRPFVLIAGPCAIESRDHAFAIAQELVSITTDLNIPLVYKSSYDKANRSSVSGRRGIGMEAGLQILADIRETFGCPVITDIHESHQAAVVAEAADILQIPAYLCRQTDLLLAAGNTGKAINVKKGQFLAPWDMAHVAEKVASTGNENILLCERGTSFGYNTLVTDFRGLPTMAATGYPIVFDATHSVQQPGGLGGSSGGQREFAPVLARAALAVGCAALFIETHDNPDTAPSDGPNMIPIDQMKPMLAGFMAIDAITKKQDG